A DNA window from Actinomycetota bacterium contains the following coding sequences:
- a CDS encoding RidA family protein, with protein sequence MVEELLANLGIRLPAPVAPLASYIPVRVSGDQAFVSGQIPMEDGKVLSTGKLGAEVSIEQGQEAARRCALQALAMLRQELGSLDRVKGIVKLDVFVASAPGFGDQPKVANGASDLLVEIFGEDGKHARAAVGVAELPLGASVEVALIARVAGGRG encoded by the coding sequence GTGGTCGAGGAGCTCTTGGCGAACCTCGGTATCCGGCTGCCGGCGCCTGTCGCTCCTCTCGCGTCGTACATCCCCGTTCGGGTGTCGGGGGACCAAGCGTTCGTCTCCGGTCAGATCCCGATGGAGGACGGCAAGGTGCTCTCGACCGGCAAGCTCGGAGCCGAGGTGTCCATCGAGCAGGGGCAGGAAGCGGCCCGTCGGTGCGCGCTCCAGGCGCTTGCCATGTTGCGCCAGGAGCTCGGTTCGCTCGATCGAGTGAAGGGCATCGTGAAGCTCGACGTGTTCGTCGCGTCCGCCCCGGGCTTCGGCGATCAGCCGAAGGTGGCGAACGGGGCGAGCGACCTGCTCGTCGAGATCTTTGGCGAGGACGGAAAGCACGCTCGCGCGGCGGTCGGTGTGGCGGAGCTTCCGCTCGGGGCGTCCGTCGAGGTCGCGTTGATCGCACGCGTCGCGGGGGGACGGGGGTAG
- a CDS encoding Crp/Fnr family transcriptional regulator, with product MTFRDDIRGASWAGRPWRLEHGHVITRQGDIGETLYLVTAGAVRLASVTADGREVVVALLGTGDMFGEGALLERPSPVEARAVGLADVVAIPVPLLGEIVEHRPAIAQQLLRLAASRLHRTSRALEQALVEDVPTRVSRRLRDLAEEHGTRGDNGVTIGVPLTQEELGRMVGASRETVNRTLRGLTARGLIRTYEHTVVIPDPKALEPEPEPVSS from the coding sequence ATGACGTTTCGCGACGATATTCGCGGTGCTTCGTGGGCCGGCCGTCCCTGGCGCCTGGAACACGGCCACGTGATCACGCGCCAGGGGGACATCGGCGAGACGCTCTACCTGGTCACGGCGGGCGCGGTTCGGCTGGCGTCCGTGACGGCTGACGGCCGCGAGGTCGTTGTGGCGCTGCTTGGCACGGGCGACATGTTCGGCGAGGGTGCGCTGCTCGAACGGCCCTCGCCAGTCGAGGCCCGCGCGGTCGGGCTGGCCGACGTCGTGGCGATCCCCGTGCCGTTGCTCGGCGAGATCGTCGAGCACCGTCCCGCAATCGCACAGCAACTGTTGCGGCTCGCCGCGTCGCGGCTGCACCGGACGTCCCGTGCGCTCGAGCAGGCTCTCGTCGAGGACGTCCCGACGCGGGTATCGCGGCGTCTGCGCGATCTTGCGGAGGAACACGGAACCCGCGGCGACAACGGCGTCACGATCGGCGTCCCGTTGACGCAGGAAGAGCTGGGCAGGATGGTTGGCGCATCGCGTGAGACGGTGAACCGGACGCTCCGAGGGCTGACCGCGCGCGGTCTGATTCGAACGTACGAGCACACAGTCGTCATCCCGGATCCGAAAGCGCTCGAACCCGAACCTGAGCCCGTATCGTCCTGA
- the selB gene encoding selenocysteine-specific translation elongation factor, whose translation MIDRVEPLQVVATAGHVDHGKSSLITRLTGIDPDRLAEEKRRGLTIDLGFAWATLPSGREVGFVDVPGHERFVRTMLAGVGPVRLVLFVVAADEGWRRQTEEHLAIIDVLGVTGAVVALTKRDLVDADRLEDARMEVIERVRGSALEGATVVSCSSETGEGVNELVGALDDMVANASAPPTDGRTRLFVDRVFPVAGAGTVVTGTLTGGPLAVGDEAEVLPTGVRARIRSLQTHKRQIEVARPVSRVAVNLAGVDRSRLTRGDVLAHPERWHPTSLIEAKIRPVRGLAHELTSRGAFSFHAGAADRDAKLHLYAVRSVPDDGAFVRIYLSAAVVLDVHDRFVLRESGRSETVAGGVVLDTFPPRRAGATAIDRLTVREQATRDELAELLVSERGAVPVADVRIVAGTDPSDIANARRARDWWVHDRVAHVVRDGVTAALTAFHDASPHAEGHEMAAVRRDIVAALRRAGAPSDAELADALLARLVDDGTIERAGSLFRLPGRTSGIATEEVEAVARAVADAEPTPPTVAELQQRGFSSDAIDAAVRQGVLVRIAPDLVLTRSMVDRAIEVVREAGAEGSTVSKVRERLGTSRRYAVPLMEHLDRTGATRRSGDLRFARGT comes from the coding sequence ATGATCGATCGGGTCGAACCCCTCCAGGTCGTGGCGACCGCCGGGCACGTCGATCACGGCAAGTCGAGCCTCATCACACGCCTCACCGGTATCGACCCCGACCGGCTGGCCGAGGAGAAACGGCGGGGTCTCACGATCGATCTCGGTTTCGCCTGGGCCACGTTGCCTTCCGGCCGCGAGGTCGGCTTTGTCGACGTACCGGGGCACGAGCGGTTCGTGCGCACGATGCTCGCCGGCGTCGGCCCGGTTCGGCTGGTGCTGTTCGTTGTCGCCGCCGACGAGGGTTGGCGACGACAGACCGAGGAGCACCTCGCCATCATCGACGTGCTCGGGGTCACGGGCGCGGTCGTGGCGCTGACCAAACGCGACCTCGTCGACGCGGATCGCCTCGAGGACGCACGGATGGAAGTCATCGAACGCGTTCGCGGCTCGGCGCTCGAGGGCGCGACGGTCGTGTCGTGCTCGTCCGAAACCGGCGAGGGCGTGAACGAGCTCGTCGGCGCGCTCGACGACATGGTCGCGAACGCGTCAGCTCCGCCGACGGACGGGCGGACACGCCTGTTCGTCGATCGCGTCTTCCCGGTCGCCGGTGCGGGGACCGTCGTCACCGGAACGCTGACCGGCGGACCGCTGGCCGTCGGCGACGAGGCTGAGGTGTTGCCGACCGGTGTTCGCGCGCGTATCCGATCGCTGCAGACGCACAAGAGGCAGATCGAGGTGGCGAGGCCCGTTTCCCGCGTTGCGGTAAACCTGGCGGGGGTCGACCGCTCGCGGCTGACGCGCGGCGACGTGCTGGCGCATCCCGAACGGTGGCACCCGACGAGCCTGATCGAGGCGAAGATCCGACCCGTGCGAGGCCTCGCGCACGAGCTCACCTCCCGAGGCGCGTTCTCGTTCCACGCCGGAGCTGCCGACCGTGACGCGAAACTGCATCTGTACGCCGTGAGGTCCGTACCAGACGACGGCGCGTTCGTGCGGATCTACCTGTCGGCGGCGGTGGTCCTGGACGTGCACGACCGGTTCGTTCTTCGCGAGTCGGGACGAAGCGAGACCGTGGCCGGCGGTGTCGTCCTCGACACGTTCCCGCCGCGCCGCGCCGGCGCCACGGCGATCGATCGCCTCACCGTTCGGGAGCAGGCGACGCGCGACGAGCTTGCCGAACTGCTCGTGTCCGAACGCGGCGCGGTGCCGGTTGCCGATGTCCGCATCGTCGCCGGAACCGACCCGTCGGATATCGCGAACGCCCGTCGGGCCCGAGACTGGTGGGTGCACGATCGCGTCGCCCACGTCGTTCGCGACGGCGTGACGGCGGCGCTCACGGCGTTCCACGACGCGTCGCCCCACGCCGAGGGTCACGAGATGGCCGCCGTGCGACGCGACATCGTCGCCGCGCTGCGCCGCGCCGGTGCGCCGAGCGACGCGGAGCTCGCCGACGCGCTCCTCGCCCGTCTCGTCGACGACGGCACGATCGAACGAGCGGGTTCGCTGTTCCGTCTCCCCGGACGAACCTCAGGTATCGCGACGGAGGAGGTCGAAGCGGTGGCGCGCGCCGTCGCGGACGCCGAGCCGACGCCGCCGACGGTTGCCGAGCTTCAACAGCGGGGTTTTTCCAGCGACGCGATCGACGCCGCGGTTCGCCAGGGCGTGCTGGTCCGGATCGCGCCGGACCTCGTCCTCACACGATCGATGGTGGACCGCGCGATCGAAGTCGTTCGCGAAGCCGGCGCCGAAGGTTCGACCGTGAGCAAGGTGCGCGAGCGCCTCGGCACGTCGCGCCGGTACGCCGTTCCGCTGATGGAGCATCTCGACAGGACGGGAGCCACGCGCCGATCCGGCGACCTGCGATTCGCGCGCGGGACGTAG
- the selA gene encoding L-seryl-tRNA(Sec) selenium transferase, with the protein MRGSEPRRRIPSVDTLLRSDPARRASELFGRAVVKRTLTRTLDDVRGSAERGLPVPSDDVILARAIGLASFAANGLSPVINATGVVLHTGLGRSPLPGPAAKTAAKVATGYSDLELDRETGARGRRSGRAEILLTALTRAEDALVVNNGAAAMLLALSALARGRHVLVSRGELIEIGGEFRIPEIVAASGARMVEVGTTNRTRVDDFRAALSDKTAAILKVHPSNYRVIGFTAEPTAGELATLARKAELPFVYDLGSGLLEGVHGIPPGEPNAVDALRDGADLVLFSGDKLLGGPQAGIVLGRPDLVTRLRRHPIARAVRVDKMQVSALESVLAMYATERRADLPLWKMLREPAEAIHRRAEKLARALDGELSGAHVTSCTSAVGGGSLPGFAIPSYGVEVRSRDPNAMAARLRTGSPPVFCRVTERGVLCDLRTVDDEQLPDLARAIQYAREGDEFVDDDG; encoded by the coding sequence ATGAGAGGCTCCGAGCCGCGACGGCGCATCCCGTCGGTCGACACGCTGCTCCGATCCGATCCGGCGCGACGCGCCAGCGAGTTGTTCGGCCGGGCAGTCGTGAAGCGTACGTTGACCCGGACGCTCGACGACGTCCGCGGCTCAGCCGAACGCGGTCTGCCCGTCCCGAGCGACGACGTGATCCTTGCGCGGGCGATCGGCCTTGCGTCGTTCGCGGCGAACGGCCTGTCGCCCGTGATCAACGCCACCGGCGTCGTCCTCCACACGGGGCTGGGTCGCTCGCCGCTGCCGGGGCCCGCGGCCAAGACGGCCGCGAAGGTCGCGACGGGGTACTCGGACCTCGAGCTCGATCGCGAAACGGGTGCGCGCGGACGCCGGAGCGGGAGAGCGGAGATCCTACTGACCGCGCTGACGCGGGCCGAGGACGCGCTCGTCGTGAACAACGGCGCCGCCGCGATGTTGCTCGCGCTCTCCGCTCTTGCGCGGGGACGGCACGTGCTCGTCTCACGCGGCGAGCTGATCGAGATCGGCGGCGAGTTCCGGATCCCGGAGATCGTCGCAGCGTCGGGCGCGCGGATGGTCGAGGTGGGAACGACCAATCGAACGCGCGTGGACGACTTTCGCGCCGCGCTCTCCGACAAGACGGCGGCGATCCTCAAGGTCCATCCGAGCAACTACCGGGTGATCGGGTTCACGGCCGAGCCGACGGCGGGCGAGCTCGCGACACTCGCTCGAAAGGCCGAATTGCCGTTCGTGTACGACCTCGGATCGGGACTGCTCGAGGGCGTCCACGGGATTCCCCCGGGGGAGCCCAACGCCGTCGACGCGTTACGCGACGGCGCCGATCTCGTCCTTTTCTCCGGCGACAAGCTCCTCGGTGGTCCGCAGGCCGGCATCGTGCTCGGTCGGCCAGACCTCGTGACGAGGCTTCGCCGACATCCCATCGCGCGCGCGGTGCGCGTGGACAAGATGCAGGTCTCGGCGCTCGAGTCGGTGCTCGCGATGTACGCGACCGAGCGTCGAGCGGACCTCCCACTGTGGAAGATGCTGCGAGAGCCCGCGGAGGCCATTCACCGCCGTGCCGAGAAGCTGGCACGCGCGCTCGACGGCGAGCTCTCCGGTGCGCACGTCACATCGTGTACCTCGGCGGTCGGCGGTGGGTCGCTTCCGGGATTCGCGATTCCGTCGTACGGCGTCGAGGTCCGCTCTCGCGACCCGAACGCGATGGCGGCACGGCTCCGAACGGGATCGCCTCCTGTGTTCTGCCGGGTCACGGAACGCGGCGTACTGTGCGACCTGCGGACGGTCGACGACGAGCAGCTCCCAGATCTCGCGCGGGCGATCCAGTACGCGCGCGAGGGCGACGAGTTCGTCGACGACGACGGCTGA
- a CDS encoding NfeD family protein, which yields MRRAVFVLFAVALLAPVATATAQEADGASVVVAEVDGSMDRTVADYLGDVIAEAETNGATLVLQLDSAGTLDEDAVGLAERIHEASVPVIVWIGPAPAKARGAALLFMYAASLGAMAPGAGAGPLTPLDLADRADPTRAELVDLIDTWTTERGRSVTEPFPAEPLPAQQALDRGIADVAAVSVVELLEEIDERTVSTATGDETLQTRIAREESEDPVDVRFVDLGPWDRTLHAAASPTWIYVLMVLGLAGLAFELTQSGLGFAGIASVLMLALAVYGLTVVPFSWLGLALLLGGVALMTFEVRARSLGAPTLVGLGGFVGGSILLFSAVSDEIDLSPWLIGSATVAALLYWAFGLTVATQSRDRMTATQTALVGLVGETKGELRPEGPVHVKGTLWRARGVDGPIPAGTRVRVRGVDGLTLRVQPEVEANPEHDEP from the coding sequence ATGCGTCGCGCCGTGTTCGTCCTGTTTGCCGTCGCCCTCTTGGCGCCCGTCGCGACGGCCACGGCGCAGGAGGCCGACGGGGCGTCGGTGGTCGTGGCCGAGGTGGACGGGTCGATGGACCGGACCGTCGCCGACTACCTCGGTGACGTGATCGCCGAGGCCGAGACGAACGGCGCGACCCTCGTGCTGCAGCTCGACAGCGCGGGCACGCTCGACGAAGACGCCGTCGGGCTCGCCGAGAGGATCCACGAAGCGTCCGTGCCGGTAATCGTGTGGATCGGTCCGGCGCCTGCCAAGGCCCGCGGCGCCGCACTCCTGTTCATGTACGCCGCGAGCCTCGGCGCCATGGCCCCCGGTGCAGGAGCCGGACCACTCACGCCCCTCGACCTGGCTGATCGCGCGGACCCGACGCGCGCCGAGCTGGTCGACCTCATCGACACGTGGACGACCGAACGTGGCCGCTCCGTCACCGAGCCGTTCCCGGCGGAGCCCCTTCCCGCGCAGCAGGCGCTCGATCGTGGGATCGCGGACGTGGCCGCCGTCTCGGTGGTCGAGCTCCTCGAGGAGATCGACGAGAGGACCGTCTCCACCGCCACCGGCGACGAGACGTTGCAGACCAGGATCGCGCGCGAGGAGAGCGAGGATCCAGTCGACGTCCGGTTCGTCGACCTCGGCCCGTGGGACCGGACCCTCCACGCGGCCGCATCGCCGACGTGGATCTACGTGTTGATGGTGCTCGGGTTGGCGGGGCTGGCGTTCGAGCTTACGCAGTCGGGGCTGGGCTTCGCGGGAATCGCGAGCGTCCTGATGTTGGCACTCGCGGTTTACGGACTGACCGTCGTGCCGTTTTCGTGGCTCGGCCTCGCTCTGCTGCTCGGCGGCGTGGCGCTGATGACGTTCGAAGTGCGAGCGCGGTCGCTCGGCGCTCCGACGTTAGTCGGACTCGGCGGGTTCGTCGGGGGATCGATCCTCCTGTTCTCCGCTGTCTCCGACGAGATCGACCTGTCTCCGTGGTTGATCGGGTCGGCCACGGTGGCGGCGCTCCTGTACTGGGCGTTCGGGCTGACCGTGGCCACGCAGTCGCGGGATCGGATGACGGCAACGCAGACGGCGCTGGTCGGGCTGGTGGGCGAGACGAAGGGGGAGCTTCGTCCGGAGGGGCCGGTCCACGTGAAGGGAACGCTGTGGCGCGCTCGGGGCGTCGACGGTCCGATCCCGGCCGGCACGCGCGTTCGTGTTCGGGGCGTCGACGGGCTCACCCTGCGCGTTCAGCCCGAGGTCGAGGCGAATCCCGAGCACGACGAGCCGTGA
- a CDS encoding NADH-quinone oxidoreductase subunit D has protein sequence MDTEERAHFTAAGEHWMVRGGGIDIEVVGPGGLRTEEMILNIGPQHPATHGVLRLVLELDGEVITRAEPVIGYMHRAAEKLAEHRDSRQTLVLMNRHDWLSAFNNELGFIMAVEKLAGVEVPDRAKWIRTMLAEWNRILSHLMFMGSYPLELGAMTPIFYAFIEREMIQALMESATGARMHFSFVRPGGLKDDLPRGWLKQSAEVLKHVRKKLDEFDNLVMGNEIVFARTKGIGVLSPDVAIAYGCSGPVLQASGVPMDPRKDEPYEKYDEVEFDIPIGRNGDSYDRLWVLAQRMRQSCNIIEQCMEKLPAGEFRAAKLPKTLKLDGEVYVRTENPLGMMAYYMVGNGKVEPYRLKMRTASFSNVSVLPAMLPGTLVPDLIAILGSVFFVVGDIDR, from the coding sequence GTGGACACCGAAGAGCGCGCGCACTTCACCGCCGCCGGCGAACACTGGATGGTCCGCGGCGGCGGCATCGACATCGAAGTCGTGGGGCCCGGCGGGCTTCGGACCGAGGAGATGATCCTCAACATCGGGCCGCAGCACCCGGCCACGCACGGGGTCCTGCGCCTCGTCCTGGAGCTCGACGGCGAGGTGATCACGCGAGCAGAGCCGGTCATCGGCTACATGCACCGGGCCGCTGAGAAGCTCGCGGAGCACCGCGATTCGCGGCAGACGCTCGTCCTGATGAACCGGCACGACTGGCTGTCGGCGTTCAACAACGAGCTCGGCTTCATCATGGCGGTCGAGAAGCTCGCTGGCGTCGAGGTTCCTGACCGTGCCAAGTGGATCCGCACCATGCTCGCCGAGTGGAACCGCATCCTGAGCCACCTGATGTTCATGGGGTCGTACCCGCTCGAGCTCGGCGCGATGACGCCGATCTTCTACGCGTTCATCGAGCGCGAGATGATCCAGGCGTTGATGGAGAGCGCGACAGGCGCGCGCATGCACTTCTCCTTCGTGCGACCGGGCGGGCTGAAGGACGACCTTCCGCGCGGGTGGCTGAAGCAGTCGGCCGAGGTGCTCAAGCACGTGCGGAAGAAGCTTGACGAGTTCGACAACCTCGTCATGGGCAACGAGATCGTCTTCGCCAGGACGAAGGGGATCGGCGTGCTATCGCCGGACGTCGCGATCGCCTACGGCTGCTCGGGTCCCGTGCTCCAGGCATCCGGCGTGCCGATGGACCCGCGCAAGGACGAGCCGTACGAGAAGTACGACGAGGTCGAGTTCGACATCCCGATCGGCCGGAACGGCGACTCGTACGACCGTCTGTGGGTCCTGGCCCAGCGCATGCGGCAGTCCTGCAACATCATCGAGCAGTGCATGGAGAAGCTACCCGCCGGCGAGTTCCGGGCGGCGAAGCTCCCCAAGACGCTGAAGCTCGACGGTGAGGTGTACGTCCGCACGGAGAACCCGCTCGGCATGATGGCGTACTACATGGTCGGGAACGGAAAGGTGGAGCCGTACCGCCTGAAGATGCGTACCGCATCGTTCTCGAACGTGTCCGTCCTGCCGGCGATGCTCCCCGGGACCCTTGTTCCCGACCTGATCGCCATCCTCGGCTCGGTCTTCTTCGTCGTCGGCGACATCGACCGCTGA
- a CDS encoding MBL fold metallo-hydrolase: MLRVARVLAPNPGVRELEGTNTYVVGETSAIVVDPGPDDESHLEEVRGSAARVGAIVLTHDHPDHAPGAVRLAALTGATIHAFRPPTGGSRLRDGDAVSCDGVSLTAIATPGHTPDHVAFWNATVRALFTGDAVLGRGTSLIDPPEGDLVAYLRSLNRMKELDPRTIYPGHGPIVFDPARKLDEYIEHRAMREREILAALAEGARSVKELVQTIYSEYPADVHELAARSVTAHLLKLHAEGRVERVTRGDGTTYRSIEPRACARCGRPVRGKGPLCSKCTVEALQESG, encoded by the coding sequence TTGCTCCGCGTCGCCCGCGTGCTTGCGCCGAATCCGGGGGTTCGTGAGCTCGAAGGAACCAACACGTACGTGGTGGGCGAGACCTCGGCCATCGTCGTCGATCCCGGACCGGACGACGAGAGTCATCTCGAGGAGGTCCGAGGGAGTGCCGCCCGCGTCGGGGCGATCGTGCTCACACACGACCATCCCGATCACGCGCCCGGTGCCGTTCGCCTCGCCGCGCTCACCGGGGCGACGATCCATGCGTTCCGACCGCCCACGGGCGGCTCGCGGCTACGCGACGGCGACGCCGTCTCGTGCGACGGCGTGTCGCTGACTGCTATCGCGACCCCCGGTCACACCCCGGATCACGTCGCGTTCTGGAACGCGACCGTTCGAGCCCTGTTCACCGGCGACGCGGTGCTCGGTCGCGGAACGAGCCTGATCGACCCGCCAGAGGGCGACCTCGTCGCGTATCTGCGTTCCCTCAACCGGATGAAGGAGCTCGATCCGCGGACGATCTATCCGGGACACGGGCCGATCGTGTTCGACCCGGCGCGCAAGCTCGACGAGTACATCGAGCATCGAGCGATGCGCGAGCGCGAGATCCTCGCGGCGCTCGCAGAAGGGGCGCGGTCGGTCAAGGAGCTCGTTCAGACCATCTACAGCGAGTACCCGGCGGACGTCCACGAGCTGGCGGCACGATCGGTGACCGCACACCTGTTGAAGCTTCACGCCGAGGGGCGCGTCGAACGCGTCACGCGCGGCGACGGCACGACGTACCGTTCGATCGAGCCAAGAGCGTGTGCGCGATGCGGTCGTCCGGTTCGCGGCAAGGGCCCCCTGTGCAGTAAGTGCACGGTCGAAGCGCTCCAGGAATCCGGCTGA
- a CDS encoding class I SAM-dependent methyltransferase produces the protein MDDYGPSTYGERIAEAYDDRYGELAFGGDLPTTVAFLKELAGGGAALELGIGTGRVALPLSATGVRVHGIDASQAMVARLRAKPGGSEIAVTMGDFRDFIVPERFYLIYVVFNTFFGLLEQDDQISCFRAVARHLTDDGVFAMEAFVPDATRWDRGQRVSATRVELDEVEIEVSQHDALAQRTHSHHLIVRGDGIKLFPVRIRYAYPSELDLMARLAGMRLRERWADWDRSPIAATSQKHISVWELDRAGT, from the coding sequence ATGGACGACTACGGCCCATCCACCTACGGCGAGCGCATCGCTGAGGCGTACGACGACAGGTACGGCGAACTTGCGTTCGGCGGTGATCTGCCAACGACCGTCGCGTTTCTGAAGGAGCTTGCTGGAGGCGGCGCGGCACTCGAGCTCGGGATCGGTACAGGCCGCGTGGCGCTCCCGCTCAGTGCGACCGGAGTGCGTGTGCACGGCATCGACGCGTCACAGGCGATGGTGGCCCGGCTTCGCGCCAAGCCCGGCGGCTCGGAGATCGCCGTGACGATGGGCGACTTCCGCGATTTCATCGTTCCCGAGCGCTTCTACCTGATCTACGTCGTGTTCAACACGTTCTTCGGCCTGCTCGAGCAGGACGACCAGATCTCCTGCTTTCGGGCGGTCGCGCGGCACCTCACGGACGACGGGGTGTTCGCGATGGAGGCGTTCGTCCCGGATGCGACGCGATGGGACCGCGGTCAACGCGTCTCGGCGACACGCGTCGAGCTCGACGAGGTGGAGATCGAGGTGTCCCAGCACGACGCGCTCGCGCAGCGCACGCATTCGCACCACCTCATCGTGCGAGGGGACGGCATCAAGCTGTTTCCCGTGCGGATCCGTTACGCGTACCCGTCCGAGCTCGACCTCATGGCCCGCCTCGCCGGGATGCGCCTGCGCGAGCGGTGGGCCGACTGGGATCGGTCTCCGATCGCGGCGACGAGCCAGAAGCACATCTCGGTGTGGGAGCTCGATCGCGCCGGCACTTGA
- a CDS encoding SAM-dependent methyltransferase: protein MSSDVAERIRRRILADGPITFAEFMEEALYGRGGFYDATPIGSSGHFVTSPHVHPVFSRLVGAALEQIWVNLDRPIPLRVVEVGAGDGTMAREIVTGFERAAIEISYEAVEASTAAREALSAITPHVAGSIVEIEPLDPGLVVANELLDNLPFRRIRQRGGTPVEIRIAADGDGFVEVEQPVEDEQLNGLSLGDGEEAVIPTGALGFVDALGRTIQRGYALLIDYASTDTGTERVHGYRDHRVVADVLDAPGSADITAGVDLDAISRRARETGLVAFETVSQRDALTALGLADWLGEERRYQQEMLDSSSGDEAVRAWGSRSRAQLLADPAGLGRLRWLVIGTAGLAEPPWLSRARESGGSRSDPAV from the coding sequence ATGAGCAGCGACGTCGCCGAACGCATCCGCCGCCGCATCCTGGCCGACGGACCGATCACGTTCGCCGAGTTCATGGAGGAGGCCCTCTACGGCCGAGGCGGGTTCTACGATGCGACACCGATCGGGTCGAGCGGCCACTTCGTGACGAGCCCGCACGTGCATCCGGTCTTCTCGCGACTCGTCGGTGCGGCCCTCGAGCAGATCTGGGTGAACCTCGATCGGCCGATCCCTCTCCGCGTGGTCGAGGTAGGGGCTGGAGACGGAACCATGGCGCGAGAGATCGTCACCGGGTTCGAACGCGCCGCCATCGAGATCTCGTACGAGGCGGTCGAGGCGAGCACCGCCGCGCGGGAGGCCCTCTCCGCGATCACGCCGCACGTGGCCGGATCGATCGTGGAGATCGAGCCGCTCGATCCTGGTCTCGTCGTCGCAAACGAGTTGCTCGACAACCTCCCGTTCCGTCGGATCCGCCAGCGGGGCGGTACGCCCGTCGAGATCCGAATCGCCGCCGACGGCGACGGGTTCGTCGAGGTCGAACAGCCGGTCGAGGACGAGCAGCTCAACGGGTTGTCACTCGGCGACGGCGAAGAAGCCGTCATCCCCACCGGAGCGCTCGGGTTCGTCGACGCGCTCGGAAGAACCATCCAACGCGGCTACGCGCTGCTGATCGATTACGCCTCGACGGACACGGGAACGGAACGGGTTCACGGCTACCGAGATCATCGGGTTGTCGCCGACGTCCTCGACGCTCCCGGCTCTGCCGACATCACCGCCGGAGTCGACCTCGACGCGATATCACGGCGCGCTCGCGAGACGGGGCTCGTCGCGTTCGAGACGGTCTCACAGCGCGACGCGCTCACGGCGCTGGGCCTCGCCGACTGGCTCGGCGAGGAGCGCCGCTACCAGCAGGAGATGCTGGACTCGTCGAGCGGCGACGAAGCCGTTCGCGCGTGGGGAAGCCGAAGCCGCGCGCAACTGCTCGCAGATCCCGCCGGGCTCGGCCGCCTTCGCTGGCTGGTGATCGGGACCGCCGGTCTGGCCGAACCACCGTGGCTCTCACGAGCTCGGGAGAGCGGCGGGTCGCGATCCGACCCCGCTGTGTAG
- a CDS encoding NUDIX domain-containing protein, with translation MKPLRKAASAIVARDGDGELEVLVLERGSSSRFLAGYVAFPGGSTDDVDARLSHDWFGSTDEVDRACAVRELLEEVGLALTSSGLREANGLGLEIISSSPPKAEQLREVAHWVAPPQVPTRFDARFFAARADHALRPVADGVEASDVWWVSPRSLLEEWRTGRRKLYWPTYYTVVAISACASVEQLLELRIATREPDADELERLPRSVFWQD, from the coding sequence GTGAAACCCTTGCGCAAGGCCGCATCGGCGATCGTCGCGCGCGACGGCGACGGCGAGCTCGAGGTGCTCGTCCTCGAGCGCGGCTCGAGCAGCCGTTTTCTCGCCGGATACGTCGCGTTCCCCGGCGGCTCCACCGACGACGTCGACGCCCGCCTGTCGCACGACTGGTTCGGATCGACGGACGAGGTCGACCGCGCGTGCGCGGTTCGTGAGCTGCTCGAGGAGGTCGGCCTCGCCCTGACCTCGAGCGGCCTTCGGGAAGCGAACGGACTCGGCCTCGAAATCATCTCGTCCTCTCCGCCGAAGGCGGAACAGCTCCGCGAGGTCGCGCACTGGGTCGCACCGCCGCAGGTCCCCACGCGGTTCGACGCGCGATTCTTCGCAGCGCGCGCGGACCACGCGCTGCGCCCCGTTGCCGACGGCGTCGAGGCCTCGGACGTTTGGTGGGTGTCGCCGCGCAGTCTCCTCGAGGAGTGGCGGACGGGTCGCCGGAAGCTCTACTGGCCGACGTACTACACGGTGGTTGCCATTTCGGCGTGCGCCAGCGTCGAGCAACTGCTCGAGCTCCGCATCGCCACGCGGGAGCCCGACGCGGACGAGCTCGAACGTCTGCCTCGGTCCGTCTTCTGGCAGGACTGA
- a CDS encoding WhiB family transcriptional regulator: MYADWTWGWQFAAACRGEDASLFFAPNYFEKRDEKDGREAKAKAICARCSVRDVCLEYAIRIRETHGIWGGLNEFERRQLVRRRALAG; the protein is encoded by the coding sequence ATGTACGCGGACTGGACGTGGGGATGGCAGTTCGCCGCCGCGTGCCGTGGCGAGGACGCCTCGCTGTTCTTCGCCCCGAACTACTTCGAGAAACGCGACGAGAAGGATGGGCGCGAGGCGAAGGCGAAGGCCATCTGCGCGCGGTGCTCCGTTCGCGACGTCTGCCTGGAGTACGCGATCCGGATCCGCGAGACACACGGGATCTGGGGCGGCCTGAACGAATTCGAACGCAGACAATTGGTGAGGCGGCGCGCGCTCGCCGGCTGA